Proteins encoded in a region of the Candidatus Nitrosomarinus catalina genome:
- a CDS encoding D-2-hydroxyacid dehydrogenase, whose protein sequence is MSFEDSVLICDEVDPVLTKILTDNGLKISYEPEITPEQILEKISSFNIIIVRSRTTITKEMIDKADNCKIIARVGVGLDNVDQEAAKIKNIRVINAVEGAMNAVAELVLGLMLSLARQTARGDRAIRDGKWLKKELKGTELRGKYLGIIGLGNIGKRLGRLARALNMNIIGYDVMPIDEEFAKEVGLMKADLNTLLQSCDYVSIHVPLLDSTHHLLDAQKMATMKNTAKIINTSRGGVVDEDALYEAIKNGTLGGAALDVFEEEPATGNKLAELDNVILTPHIGAQTKEAQSLAANVIGEKIIQILRGVI, encoded by the coding sequence TTGAGTTTTGAAGATTCTGTACTAATTTGTGATGAGGTAGATCCAGTACTAACTAAAATCCTAACAGACAATGGTCTAAAGATTTCTTACGAACCTGAAATAACTCCTGAACAAATCTTAGAAAAAATTTCTAGTTTCAATATTATCATTGTAAGAAGTAGAACTACTATTACCAAAGAGATGATTGACAAAGCTGATAATTGTAAAATAATTGCACGCGTTGGTGTTGGATTAGATAATGTTGATCAAGAAGCTGCTAAAATAAAGAACATTCGCGTAATTAATGCTGTAGAAGGTGCAATGAATGCAGTAGCTGAATTAGTTTTGGGTTTGATGTTATCTTTAGCAAGACAAACTGCTAGGGGTGATAGAGCAATCCGTGATGGAAAGTGGCTCAAAAAAGAACTAAAGGGAACAGAACTTCGTGGAAAATATTTAGGAATTATTGGATTGGGAAATATTGGAAAAAGATTAGGTAGACTTGCACGTGCACTTAACATGAATATTATTGGATATGATGTGATGCCAATTGATGAGGAATTTGCAAAGGAAGTTGGTTTGATGAAAGCTGATTTGAATACTTTGTTACAAAGCTGTGATTATGTTTCAATTCATGTTCCACTACTTGATTCAACTCATCATCTTTTGGATGCACAAAAAATGGCAACAATGAAAAACACTGCAAAAATTATCAATACTTCTAGAGGAGGCGTTGTTGATGAAGATGCTTTGTATGAAGCAATCAAGAATGGTACTTTGGGTGGTGCAGCATTGGATGTTTTTGAAGAAGAACCTGCAACTGGTAATAAGTTGGCTGAACTTGACAATGTGATCTTAACTCCTCATATTGGAGCTCAAACAAAAGAGGCTCAGTCCCTTGCTGCAAATGTAATTGGTGAGAAAATTATTCAGATTCTTAGAGGCGTTATCTAG
- a CDS encoding 50S ribosomal protein L15e → MPSHQDKTWIRLWKENAPELRSRVIGWRKQNAITRIDKPSRLERARRLGYKAKQGIVVVRMRVGTGGMRKQRPTGGRRPKHLGVTRIKADDNMKTVSERRVLERYPNMKLLGSYFIYKDGKHYWFEVILADPSHPRIAQDKELNRRVPQSA, encoded by the coding sequence ATGCCTAGTCATCAGGATAAAACATGGATCCGCCTCTGGAAAGAAAACGCACCTGAGCTTCGTTCTCGTGTAATTGGATGGCGTAAACAAAATGCTATCACTAGAATTGATAAGCCAAGTCGTTTAGAGAGAGCAAGAAGATTAGGTTACAAGGCAAAACAAGGTATTGTTGTTGTAAGAATGAGAGTTGGTACTGGTGGTATGAGAAAACAAAGACCAACTGGTGGTAGAAGGCCAAAACATCTTGGTGTAACTCGAATTAAAGCTGATGATAATATGAAAACTGTCTCTGAAAGAAGAGTTCTTGAACGTTATCCAAACATGAAACTTTTGGGCTCTTACTTTATCTATAAAGATGGAAAGCATTATTGGTTTGAGGTAATACTTGCAGACCCATCACATCCTAGAATTGCACAAGATAAGGAATTAAACAGACGAGTTCCACAATCAGCATAG
- a CDS encoding peroxiredoxin family protein, translating to MTVKIGEKAPNFGVSEWVQGAPTNFDQEKDHIVLLEVFQVNCPGCFMHAIPEAINIYEKYKDEGVRVLGLATAFEDFDKNTLENLKMLAETGEVIGETKSALSQYGQLQEGNKLSFKIPFPLGMDNLTKSSGEISQEKILEFIYPQIPNFDEQPEDYRNQIIQRVKDHMRSKEYSAETFENFSLQGTPSVIVVDRKGILRDVSFGQTGHIDGMIQQILSED from the coding sequence GTGACTGTAAAAATAGGTGAAAAAGCACCAAACTTTGGAGTTTCAGAATGGGTACAGGGCGCTCCAACAAATTTTGATCAAGAAAAAGATCACATTGTATTGTTAGAGGTGTTTCAAGTAAATTGTCCAGGATGTTTTATGCATGCAATTCCTGAAGCAATCAATATTTATGAAAAATACAAGGATGAAGGAGTTCGAGTCTTGGGTCTTGCAACTGCGTTTGAAGATTTTGATAAAAATACTTTAGAAAACTTGAAAATGTTAGCAGAAACAGGAGAAGTGATTGGTGAAACAAAAAGTGCATTATCTCAATATGGGCAATTACAAGAAGGAAACAAACTATCATTTAAGATTCCATTTCCATTAGGAATGGATAATTTAACAAAAAGTTCTGGAGAAATTAGTCAAGAGAAGATATTAGAATTCATTTATCCACAAATTCCAAATTTTGATGAACAACCGGAAGATTACAGAAATCAGATCATTCAAAGAGTTAAGGATCACATGAGGTCAAAGGAATATTCAGCAGAAACATTTGAAAATTTTTCACTTCAAGGAACTCCATCAGTTATTGTAGTAGATAGAAAAGGCATACTTAGAGATGTTTCATTTGGTCAAACAGGACATATTGATGGAATGATTCAGCAGATACTTAGTGAAGATTAA
- a CDS encoding HEAT repeat domain-containing protein: MQAVTDERLALFAEMESKYENSDVEYFVSLLDHPDYVVRTRATCILVDFGGEDKIPHIAKVLKNDDNELVRHEAAFSLGQMSYSSAVPPLIDSTLNDPSMFVRHEAAIALGVVGNKEAKETLQKALNDPDKPVVESAVVALSNIEFMETLSKNEKFAKLTGG; encoded by the coding sequence TTGCAAGCAGTAACTGATGAACGATTAGCCCTTTTTGCAGAAATGGAATCAAAATATGAAAATAGTGATGTTGAATATTTTGTATCTTTACTAGATCATCCTGATTATGTTGTAAGAACACGTGCCACTTGTATTTTAGTAGATTTTGGCGGTGAGGATAAAATTCCACATATTGCTAAAGTTTTAAAAAATGATGACAATGAATTGGTTAGACATGAGGCAGCTTTTTCATTAGGTCAAATGTCTTATTCTTCAGCTGTTCCACCATTAATCGATTCAACTCTAAATGATCCAAGCATGTTTGTACGACATGAAGCAGCAATTGCTCTTGGTGTAGTGGGCAATAAGGAAGCCAAAGAAACTTTGCAAAAAGCACTAAATGATCCTGACAAGCCTGTTGTTGAATCAGCTGTTGTGGCACTATCTAATATTGAATTTATGGAAACTTTAAGTAAGAATGAAAAATTTGCTAAATTAACAGGTGGATGA
- a CDS encoding cupredoxin domain-containing protein: MNLTYGVIAVVGVLIAISLALIVADPNETPESRELTIPENNIAQIEEKLNQISVNPSLLTSTSNVGEALVFEVEFMDDDGNIVDHVNYDVFATQNSDSILSETAAHRHPGKYPVHESSALGDSVIDITVVVQGLGHGEDIYGPKGIETAFTLTPAVAAQTATSTEIRTADNSGMSMDCQESLDCYTPSIVTVSVGDAVTMINSDSTAAMHSFTAGTVDGFTPSPSGTFDTGIMSADDIFEWTPESAGEVPYYCLLHTWMQGTIIVE, encoded by the coding sequence ATGAATCTTACATATGGTGTGATTGCAGTTGTTGGAGTTTTGATTGCAATATCTTTAGCTCTAATTGTTGCTGATCCAAACGAAACACCTGAATCTCGTGAACTTACAATTCCTGAAAATAATATCGCTCAAATTGAAGAAAAACTTAATCAAATTTCTGTAAACCCTAGTTTGCTAACTAGCACAAGTAATGTTGGTGAAGCATTAGTGTTTGAAGTTGAATTTATGGATGACGATGGAAACATTGTCGACCATGTAAACTATGATGTCTTTGCAACTCAAAATTCTGATTCCATTCTTTCAGAAACTGCAGCACATCGTCACCCTGGAAAATATCCAGTTCATGAAAGTAGTGCATTAGGGGATTCTGTTATTGACATTACAGTTGTTGTTCAAGGTCTAGGACACGGTGAGGACATTTATGGTCCAAAAGGAATTGAAACTGCTTTTACTTTAACTCCTGCAGTTGCAGCACAAACTGCAACAAGCACTGAAATCAGAACTGCTGATAATTCTGGAATGAGTATGGATTGTCAGGAATCTTTAGATTGTTACACTCCAAGTATTGTTACAGTAAGTGTTGGTGATGCAGTTACTATGATAAATTCTGATTCTACTGCAGCAATGCATTCCTTTACAGCAGGTACAGTTGATGGATTTACTCCTTCTCCAAGTGGAACGTTTGATACTGGTATTATGAGTGCAGATGATATTTTTGAATGGACTCCAGAAAGTGCTGGTGAAGTACCATACTATTGTTTGTTACACACTTGGATGCAAGGAACGATTATTGTAGAGTAA
- a CDS encoding YkgJ family cysteine cluster protein, producing the protein MSSSNQKTPKFPCVDCHTDCCKEYTIFVNAHDVYRLSNGLNSKPETFLELIGAKDYSLGIKVEEGLVDLALKQKNAACEFLEEFDDVFRCTVNDFKPGVCKSYPFEMKNGELSQMSDIMCPTDWDLTGFKEMMVPHLQKDESEWKFYDQLVNEWNLTHAGQPLSEFLKFMLEKVKLCLK; encoded by the coding sequence ATGTCATCTAGTAATCAAAAAACTCCAAAGTTTCCTTGTGTTGATTGTCATACTGACTGCTGTAAAGAATATACTATTTTTGTAAATGCCCATGATGTTTATCGACTTTCAAATGGTTTGAATTCTAAACCTGAAACTTTTTTGGAGTTAATTGGTGCTAAAGACTATTCATTGGGAATAAAAGTTGAAGAAGGACTTGTAGATCTTGCTTTAAAACAAAAAAATGCAGCGTGTGAGTTTCTTGAAGAATTTGATGATGTTTTTAGATGCACAGTAAATGATTTCAAACCTGGTGTGTGTAAATCATATCCGTTTGAAATGAAAAATGGTGAATTATCTCAAATGAGTGATATTATGTGCCCTACGGATTGGGATCTTACTGGGTTTAAAGAAATGATGGTACCTCATTTACAAAAAGATGAATCTGAATGGAAGTTTTATGATCAACTAGTAAATGAATGGAATTTAACACATGCAGGGCAACCTTTGTCTGAATTTTTAAAATTTATGTTGGAGAAAGTAAAATTATGCCTAAAGTGA
- a CDS encoding AAA family ATPase — protein sequence MITSIELGDFLSHEKTTIDLEEGVTIFVGKNGAGKSSIIDAITFSLFGKHTRKSNKGLIRRGNNQGFAKIKFSIKDKQYEAERKIDSKGSLSAALFEITDNNRVQIAAGERKQFGESMTGQVEKVIGMSFEKLKIASIVQQGELNSIINAKPKEFKELLSAIIGIDKLDIASESMIKITKQFREKNRTESGYDVSQIDILKNMKQENQNKLDNAVEEKIGLELQKNKIKEEISKLEEEEKVERERKIKINQLKDKTSDLEDYVDKEIKKINDEIGRNKEIIRNCEGCFEKKKQKPDFEEELKRATKEEQDTLEKIQEIKDQITSLEAEQGGKKDKINQLKDKTSDLEDYVDKEIKKINDEIGRNKEIIRNCEGCFEKKKQKPDFEEELKRATKEEQDTLEKIQEIKDQITSLEAEQGGKKDKINQLKDKTSDLEDYVDKEIKKINDEIGRNKEIIRNCEGCFEKKKQKPDFEEELKRATKEEQDTLEKIQEIKDQITSLKEQEKLAKKLQLKDNKCPVCNSADVELNPLFQNEHLKEELIKLNVSIKSKEEELETERKDIIEFTKELDKVRDAETILDTHKIETEEQLVAIQSGIDAQVKKLQLADSENLEEMSQIDEHAKKMFNSISKLESETKGFDESKFEEKIEELNISIKSKEEELETERKDIIEFTKELDKVRDAETILDTHKIETEEQLVAIQSGIDAQVKKLQLADSENLEEMSQIDEHAKKMFNSISKLESETKGFDESKFEEKIEELTKKRNDKTNNDENWGIVDNQVKVAEKTIAEIKESIRELEKVRDYISKLDNIQKNVFSRDGSVATSLRSWALNSISIKASEYLSVLNTKIQRIALSEKARDVSIACHSKTEVLELESLSGGEKVSVALALRLGMANLLGSSNLNLMILDEPTTHLDAERKKSLVEVLAQLSGIGKSQTAMQFLIITHDAEIFENEYVGQIYEFKSTEEGSKVKSL from the coding sequence ATGATTACATCAATTGAACTTGGAGACTTTCTATCACATGAAAAGACAACAATAGATTTGGAAGAGGGGGTAACTATTTTTGTTGGAAAAAATGGTGCAGGAAAATCAAGCATAATTGATGCAATTACATTTTCATTATTTGGGAAACATACAAGAAAATCAAACAAAGGATTAATCAGGCGAGGAAACAATCAAGGATTTGCAAAAATAAAATTTTCAATAAAAGACAAACAATATGAAGCAGAAAGAAAAATCGATAGTAAAGGCAGTCTAAGTGCAGCATTGTTTGAAATAACAGACAACAACAGAGTGCAAATTGCAGCTGGAGAAAGAAAACAATTTGGAGAGTCAATGACAGGCCAAGTTGAAAAAGTAATAGGAATGAGTTTTGAAAAATTAAAGATAGCATCAATTGTACAGCAAGGGGAATTAAATTCCATAATTAATGCAAAGCCAAAAGAATTCAAAGAGTTACTTAGCGCAATAATTGGGATAGACAAATTAGACATAGCATCAGAATCTATGATAAAAATTACAAAGCAATTCCGTGAAAAAAATAGAACAGAGTCAGGATATGATGTTAGTCAGATAGACATTCTAAAAAATATGAAACAGGAAAATCAAAACAAGTTAGACAATGCAGTAGAGGAAAAAATAGGTTTAGAATTACAAAAAAATAAGATAAAGGAAGAAATTAGTAAATTAGAGGAAGAAGAGAAAGTTGAGAGAGAGAGAAAAATCAAGATAAACCAATTAAAAGATAAAACAAGTGATCTTGAAGATTATGTAGATAAGGAAATTAAAAAAATAAATGATGAAATCGGCCGCAACAAGGAGATAATACGCAATTGTGAAGGCTGTTTTGAAAAGAAAAAACAAAAGCCAGATTTTGAAGAAGAACTCAAAAGAGCTACAAAAGAAGAGCAAGATACACTTGAAAAAATACAAGAAATCAAAGACCAGATCACATCTTTAGAAGCAGAACAGGGCGGGAAAAAAGACAAGATAAACCAATTAAAAGATAAAACAAGTGATCTTGAAGATTATGTAGATAAGGAAATTAAAAAAATAAATGATGAAATCGGCCGCAACAAGGAGATAATACGCAATTGTGAAGGCTGTTTTGAAAAGAAAAAACAAAAGCCAGATTTTGAAGAAGAACTCAAAAGAGCTACAAAAGAAGAGCAAGATACACTTGAAAAAATACAAGAAATCAAAGACCAGATCACATCTTTAGAAGCAGAACAGGGCGGGAAAAAAGACAAGATAAACCAATTAAAAGATAAAACAAGTGATCTTGAAGATTATGTAGATAAGGAAATTAAAAAAATAAATGATGAAATCGGCCGCAACAAGGAGATAATACGCAATTGTGAAGGCTGTTTTGAAAAGAAAAAACAAAAGCCAGATTTTGAAGAAGAACTCAAAAGAGCTACAAAAGAAGAGCAAGATACACTTGAAAAAATACAAGAAATCAAAGACCAGATCACATCTTTAAAAGAACAAGAAAAACTTGCAAAAAAATTACAATTAAAAGACAACAAATGTCCAGTGTGTAATTCAGCTGATGTAGAATTAAATCCATTATTTCAAAATGAACATCTAAAAGAGGAATTAATTAAATTAAATGTCAGTATTAAGTCGAAGGAAGAAGAATTAGAGACAGAACGTAAAGACATAATTGAATTTACAAAGGAGCTAGACAAAGTAAGAGATGCAGAAACAATACTGGATACACACAAAATCGAAACTGAAGAACAATTAGTGGCAATTCAAAGCGGCATAGATGCTCAAGTAAAGAAATTACAACTAGCAGACAGTGAAAATTTAGAGGAGATGTCACAAATAGATGAACATGCAAAGAAAATGTTTAATTCAATTTCAAAACTAGAATCAGAAACAAAAGGATTTGATGAATCAAAGTTTGAAGAAAAAATAGAGGAACTAAATATCAGTATTAAGTCGAAGGAAGAAGAATTAGAGACAGAACGTAAAGACATAATTGAATTTACAAAGGAGCTAGACAAAGTAAGAGATGCAGAAACAATACTGGATACACACAAAATCGAAACTGAAGAACAATTAGTGGCAATTCAAAGCGGCATAGATGCTCAAGTAAAGAAATTACAACTAGCAGACAGTGAAAATTTAGAGGAGATGTCACAAATAGATGAACATGCAAAGAAAATGTTTAATTCAATTTCAAAACTAGAATCAGAAACAAAAGGATTTGATGAATCAAAGTTTGAAGAAAAAATAGAGGAACTAACAAAAAAACGAAATGACAAAACCAATAATGATGAAAATTGGGGCATAGTTGACAATCAAGTAAAGGTAGCAGAAAAGACAATTGCAGAAATCAAGGAATCAATTCGAGAACTTGAAAAAGTTAGAGACTACATATCAAAATTAGATAATATTCAAAAGAATGTTTTTAGTAGAGATGGCTCAGTTGCCACAAGTTTAAGATCATGGGCATTAAATTCAATTTCAATTAAAGCTTCAGAATACCTATCAGTTCTAAATACAAAAATTCAGAGAATTGCATTATCAGAAAAAGCAAGGGACGTGTCTATTGCATGTCATTCAAAAACAGAAGTTTTGGAACTAGAGTCACTAAGTGGCGGGGAAAAAGTAAGCGTTGCATTGGCGTTACGGCTAGGCATGGCAAACTTACTGGGATCATCAAATCTGAATTTGATGATATTAGATGAGCCAACAACACATCTGGATGCTGAAAGAAAGAAATCATTGGTCGAGGTATTAGCACAGTTATCAGGAATTGGAAAATCACAGACAGCAATGCAATTTTTGATCATTACACATGATGCTGAGATATTTGAGAATGAATATGTCGGACAAATTTATGAGTTTAAATCTACTGAAGAAGGAAGTAAAGTTAAATCACTTTAG
- a CDS encoding metallophosphoesterase family protein — MLFSHIADTHLGLVQYGSNEREEDVYDVFNQAIDKSIEDKVDFVIFAGDIFHEPNPSGRAINQMAKGLKKLKKNKIESFFVLGEHDTSRIRGTPVPYIYHILNFSKYIGDGVPILYKEIMLAGLDKRRKSEMTGYKEIFLNLDKSAENEFKETKHKILVLHQGIAEFHKYADDVQSTDLPKNFTYYAMGHLHDTVVKKFNHLKGPIAYPGSTELTTSEGIKDVKKGFFEVDISGDDAIPKWIELDRRPQFSFDTDYKELTKTIDEIIEKISGLTKKPIIQVKIEGRDVDVDNIQAQIGRLNSLALECKWKIITKQTSDSSVFLDRPNEINDEMLRLSTNALGSEQDAKFAIKELLPVLSTDETEQALEIILEDYREFKEEEPK; from the coding sequence ATGTTATTTTCACATATTGCAGACACACATTTGGGATTAGTTCAGTATGGCTCCAATGAAAGAGAGGAAGATGTGTATGATGTTTTCAATCAAGCAATCGATAAATCAATTGAAGATAAGGTAGATTTTGTAATATTTGCAGGGGATATTTTTCATGAACCCAATCCAAGTGGTAGGGCAATAAACCAAATGGCAAAGGGGTTAAAAAAATTAAAAAAAAATAAAATTGAATCATTTTTTGTTTTAGGTGAACACGATACAAGTAGAATTAGAGGAACTCCTGTTCCATACATATATCATATTTTAAATTTTTCAAAATACATAGGAGATGGAGTCCCCATTCTGTATAAAGAAATAATGTTAGCAGGATTAGACAAGAGAAGAAAATCAGAGATGACAGGGTATAAAGAAATATTTTTAAATTTGGACAAAAGTGCAGAAAATGAATTTAAAGAAACAAAACACAAAATATTGGTACTGCATCAAGGTATTGCAGAGTTTCACAAATATGCAGATGATGTACAATCAACAGATTTGCCAAAAAATTTTACGTATTATGCAATGGGACATTTACATGATACAGTTGTAAAAAAATTTAATCATCTAAAAGGTCCAATTGCATATCCAGGATCAACTGAGCTAACAACTAGTGAAGGAATTAAAGATGTCAAAAAAGGGTTTTTTGAAGTAGACATCTCAGGGGATGATGCAATACCAAAGTGGATCGAGTTAGACAGGAGACCTCAATTTTCATTTGATACAGATTACAAAGAATTAACAAAAACAATTGATGAAATTATAGAAAAAATCAGCGGTCTTACAAAAAAACCAATAATTCAAGTGAAGATAGAAGGCAGAGACGTAGACGTAGATAATATTCAGGCACAAATTGGAAGATTAAACTCGCTGGCACTTGAATGTAAATGGAAAATAATTACAAAACAAACATCAGATTCATCAGTATTTCTAGACAGACCAAATGAAATCAATGATGAAATGCTTAGGCTTTCAACAAACGCATTAGGCTCAGAACAAGATGCAAAATTTGCAATAAAAGAACTTCTCCCAGTGCTGTCAACAGATGAAACGGAACAGGCATTAGAAATTATTTTAGAAGATTATAGAGAATTCAAAGAGGAAGAACCCAAATGA
- a CDS encoding ATP-binding protein — MSLGFVVGESKPTSVTAITSRSLSVGEYIKISIDEGEILGLVERSSVSSAAFTDVRNFHEAEESTEIADINKRDKTFTAHIGILGFLENLRRGQSIIPAIPPIPGTEITQPTNQDLEEIFSPKKDGWLKIGNLLRNKKIEAKINLDRIVSRHLGILAMTGMGKSNLVSLITKKISEVKGTVIIFDYHNDYTTLNIPNVNVIDAKINPRLLEADQFSEVLEIRENADVQQRVLRMSFTQEVKEAGEFWNKLEYEVDLLVNSEDKKLKEIRTSAYRVQDIIEDAQRRFDDILDPEIGNPMDYIKEGCTNIINISELSEKQANVAMGFYLQQLLKDRKNATIAKHGKSKKQKDYKFFEPVFIILEEAHVFIPKDHDTAAKYWAAKIAREGRKFGVGLGIVSQRPRSVDLNILSQMGSFAIMKIIQEDDQRQIASATESTSRELISQLTSLNVGDAVLVGQWTNLPSMVHVEEVKEKKMGADQSATKAWIKADKMKNIGAESTQSLVQKDLLLD, encoded by the coding sequence ATGAGTTTAGGCTTTGTCGTCGGAGAATCAAAACCAACATCAGTGACAGCAATTACATCACGTTCATTATCAGTTGGGGAATATATCAAAATCAGTATTGATGAAGGAGAAATTTTAGGATTAGTTGAAAGATCATCAGTATCAAGTGCAGCATTTACAGATGTCAGAAATTTTCATGAAGCAGAAGAAAGTACAGAGATTGCAGACATCAACAAGAGAGACAAAACATTCACAGCACATATAGGAATTTTAGGATTTTTAGAGAATTTACGTAGAGGTCAGTCAATAATTCCTGCAATTCCACCAATTCCAGGCACGGAAATCACACAACCAACAAATCAAGATTTAGAAGAAATTTTCAGTCCAAAAAAAGACGGATGGTTAAAAATTGGGAATCTATTACGAAATAAAAAAATTGAGGCCAAAATCAACCTAGACAGAATCGTTTCAAGACATCTGGGAATATTGGCAATGACTGGAATGGGCAAAAGTAATTTAGTTTCCTTAATTACAAAAAAAATTTCAGAAGTAAAAGGTACTGTAATAATTTTTGATTACCATAACGATTACACGACACTAAACATTCCAAATGTAAATGTAATTGATGCAAAAATCAATCCAAGATTACTTGAAGCAGACCAATTTTCAGAAGTACTAGAAATTAGAGAAAATGCAGATGTGCAACAACGAGTTTTAAGAATGTCGTTTACACAAGAAGTAAAAGAGGCAGGAGAGTTTTGGAACAAATTAGAATACGAAGTGGACTTACTTGTAAATTCAGAAGATAAAAAATTAAAAGAAATCAGAACATCAGCATACAGAGTACAAGACATCATAGAGGATGCACAAAGAAGATTTGATGATATTTTAGATCCAGAAATTGGAAATCCAATGGACTACATAAAGGAAGGATGCACCAACATCATCAACATTTCAGAATTATCAGAAAAACAAGCAAATGTAGCAATGGGATTTTATTTGCAACAATTACTAAAAGATAGAAAAAATGCAACTATAGCAAAACATGGAAAATCAAAAAAACAAAAAGATTACAAATTCTTTGAACCAGTTTTCATAATCCTTGAAGAAGCACACGTATTCATTCCAAAAGATCACGATACTGCAGCAAAATATTGGGCTGCAAAAATTGCTAGAGAAGGAAGAAAATTTGGAGTTGGCTTAGGCATAGTCTCTCAGAGACCTCGCAGTGTGGACTTGAATATACTCAGCCAGATGGGCTCATTTGCAATTATGAAAATCATTCAAGAAGACGACCAGAGACAGATAGCCTCAGCCACAGAGTCTACCAGTCGTGAATTGATATCACAATTGACATCATTGAACGTAGGGGATGCAGTTCTTGTGGGACAATGGACGAATTTGCCATCAATGGTTCACGTTGAAGAAGTTAAAGAAAAGAAAATGGGAGCAGATCAAAGTGCAACTAAAGCTTGGATAAAGGCAGATAAAATGAAAAATATTGGGGCAGAATCCACACAGAGCTTAGTTCAGAAAGATTTGCTGTTAGACTAA
- a CDS encoding DNA double-strand break repair nuclease NurA, which yields MLSILKGPKFEQILHKAQENWNDFTPTKEEAVTAGIDSSFNNTKFQGIELWATTAVSIKSDGDILVDLHESGLGSDTDLSRIASKMEIDACEKTVDEVDLVLMDGSLHSQFMTRQSALDAQVVRTMNKKRNVVFIAKTSNTKKQFENQGSLAGDIFYYNHVTNGPGFSEIFVERNYGPDKIISSTFVRLSDSTPIIKLEFLGGKHDNDEVKSIMNKLFKTSVGGYPYALKLAHNNCKISDKELGKMVSLLGLSNEIGSREVLG from the coding sequence ATGTTATCAATTCTAAAAGGCCCCAAATTTGAACAAATTTTACACAAAGCACAAGAAAATTGGAATGATTTCACGCCTACTAAAGAGGAGGCAGTCACAGCAGGTATTGACAGTAGTTTCAACAACACTAAATTTCAAGGAATTGAGTTATGGGCAACTACAGCAGTTTCAATAAAATCAGACGGGGACATCCTTGTTGATCTTCATGAGTCAGGTTTAGGTTCAGATACGGACCTTTCAAGAATTGCAAGTAAAATGGAGATTGACGCATGTGAAAAAACAGTGGACGAAGTGGATTTAGTTTTAATGGATGGTTCACTGCACTCCCAATTCATGACAAGACAATCAGCACTAGACGCACAAGTTGTTAGAACAATGAATAAGAAAAGGAATGTTGTTTTTATTGCAAAAACATCAAACACAAAAAAACAATTTGAAAATCAAGGGTCATTGGCAGGAGATATTTTTTATTATAATCATGTAACAAATGGTCCAGGGTTTAGTGAAATATTTGTTGAAAGAAATTATGGACCAGACAAAATAATCTCATCAACATTTGTAAGATTGAGTGATTCAACTCCAATAATCAAATTAGAATTTTTAGGAGGAAAACACGATAACGATGAAGTAAAATCAATAATGAACAAGCTGTTTAAAACTAGCGTAGGTGGGTATCCATATGCGTTAAAGCTTGCACACAACAACTGTAAAATATCAGACAAGGAACTTGGTAAAATGGTTAGTTTGTTAGGATTAAGTAACGAAATTGGATCAAGAGAGGTATTAGGATGA